In the genome of Nitrospira sp. SG-bin1, one region contains:
- a CDS encoding peptidylprolyl isomerase: MVLRFFPDVAPGHVHNFVTLSRDGFYNGTTFHRVIPGFMIQGGDPNSKSSDRSSHGMGGPGYKVKAEFNSTPHKRGIVSMARANDPDSAGSQFFICVADANFLDWQYTVFGEVVSGMEVADKIVSMKRDGRDNPLERAEMTVTISEG, encoded by the coding sequence TGCTGAGGTTTTTCCCCGACGTGGCGCCGGGCCACGTTCATAATTTTGTCACACTTTCCCGAGACGGGTTTTACAACGGGACGACGTTTCACCGCGTCATTCCTGGTTTCATGATTCAGGGGGGAGACCCCAACAGCAAAAGTTCTGACCGTTCGTCCCACGGAATGGGTGGGCCCGGGTACAAGGTGAAGGCGGAATTCAACAGTACCCCGCACAAACGGGGTATTGTTTCCATGGCCCGTGCGAACGATCCGGACAGTGCCGGATCGCAATTCTTTATTTGCGTCGCAGACGCGAATTTCCTCGATTGGCAATACACAGTATTTGGAGAAGTGGTCAGCGGAATGGAGGTGGCCGATAAAATCGTCAGCATGAAGCGTGATGGGCGAGACAATCCGTTGGAACGAGCCGAGATGACCGTTACGATCAGTGAGGGGTGA